The following coding sequences lie in one Motilibacter peucedani genomic window:
- the rplP gene encoding 50S ribosomal protein L16: MLIPRRVKHRKQHHPGRSGAAKGGTRVTFGEYGIQALEPAYVTNRQIESARIAITRHIRRGGKVWINIYPDRPLTKKPAETRMGSGKGSPEWWIANVKPGRVMFELSYPNEKTAREALMRAAHKLPMKCRIVKREEGVV; encoded by the coding sequence GTGCTGATTCCCCGTCGGGTCAAGCACCGCAAGCAGCACCACCCCGGTCGCTCGGGCGCCGCCAAGGGCGGAACCCGCGTGACGTTCGGCGAGTACGGCATCCAGGCGCTGGAGCCGGCCTACGTGACGAACCGGCAGATCGAGTCCGCCCGTATCGCCATCACGCGGCACATCCGCCGTGGCGGCAAGGTGTGGATCAACATCTACCCGGACCGTCCGCTCACCAAGAAGCCGGCCGAGACCCGCATGGGCTCCGGCAAGGGCTCGCCGGAGTGGTGGATCGCCAACGTCAAGCCCGGACGCGTGATGTTCGAGCTGTCCTACCCCAACGAGAAGACGGCCCGGGAGGCTCTGATGCGCGCCGCGCACAAGCTGCCCATGAAGTGCCGCATCGTGAAGCGCGAAGAGGGTGTCGTCTGA
- the rplF gene encoding 50S ribosomal protein L6: MSRIGRLPVQVPSGVDVLVDDRTVNVKGPKGELTHVLAEPITIQRSEDGTLQLSRPDDSREAKSLHGLSRTLVANMIQGVTAGYSKTLEIVGVGYRVTARGSSLEFALGFSHPVVIDPPEGITFTVEAPTRFVVSGIDKQKVGEVSAKIRKIRKPDPYKGKGVRYQGEVVRRKVGKAGK, encoded by the coding sequence ATGTCGCGCATCGGCCGCCTGCCCGTGCAGGTCCCGAGCGGTGTCGACGTCCTCGTCGACGACCGCACCGTCAACGTGAAGGGTCCCAAGGGCGAGCTCACGCACGTCCTCGCGGAGCCCATCACCATCCAGCGCTCCGAGGACGGCACGCTGCAGCTGTCCCGTCCGGACGACAGCCGCGAGGCCAAGTCGCTCCACGGGCTCTCGCGCACCCTCGTCGCCAACATGATCCAGGGCGTCACCGCGGGCTACTCGAAGACCCTCGAGATCGTCGGCGTGGGCTACCGCGTCACGGCCCGTGGCTCCTCGCTCGAGTTCGCCCTCGGCTTCAGCCACCCGGTCGTCATCGACCCCCCGGAGGGCATCACCTTCACCGTCGAGGCCCCGACGCGGTTCGTCGTGTCGGGCATCGACAAGCAGAAGGTCGGTGAGGTCTCCGCGAAGATCCGCAAGATCCGCAAGCCCGACCCGTACAAGGGCAAGGGTGTGCGCTACCAGGGCGAGGTCGTCCGGCGCAAGGTCGGAAAGGCTGGCAAGTAA
- the rpmC gene encoding 50S ribosomal protein L29, with amino-acid sequence MALGTKAVEFRGLDEDELMSKLREHKEELFNLRFQAATGQLDNHGRLKSVRRDIARIYTILRERELGITQVDTTEGAA; translated from the coding sequence ATGGCTCTCGGGACCAAGGCCGTCGAGTTCCGCGGCCTCGACGAGGACGAGCTGATGTCCAAGCTGCGCGAGCACAAGGAAGAGCTGTTCAACCTGCGCTTCCAGGCCGCCACCGGGCAGCTGGACAACCACGGCCGCCTCAAGTCGGTGCGTCGCGACATCGCCCGCATCTACACCATCCTGCGCGAGCGCGAGCTCGGCATCACCCAGGTCGACACCACGGAGGGAGCAGCGTGA
- the rplE gene encoding 50S ribosomal protein L5 has protein sequence MSTTTEERTIPRLKQRYRSEIAGALTEQFGYANPMQVPTLVKVVVNMGVGEAARDSKLIEGAVRDLASITGQKPAVTKARKSIAQFKLREGQPIGAHTTLRNDRMWEFLDRLLSTALPRIRDFRGLSPKQFDGAGNYTFGLTEQSMFHEIDQDRIDRVRGMDITVVTTAKSDDEGRALLRALGFPFKES, from the coding sequence ATGAGCACCACCACCGAGGAGCGGACGATCCCGCGCCTCAAGCAGCGCTACCGCAGCGAGATCGCGGGCGCCCTGACCGAGCAGTTCGGCTACGCCAACCCCATGCAGGTCCCGACGCTGGTCAAGGTCGTGGTCAACATGGGCGTCGGCGAGGCCGCTCGCGACTCGAAGCTGATCGAGGGCGCCGTGCGCGACCTCGCGTCGATCACCGGCCAGAAGCCGGCGGTCACGAAGGCCCGCAAGTCGATCGCGCAGTTCAAGCTGCGCGAGGGCCAGCCGATCGGGGCGCACACCACGCTGCGCAACGACCGCATGTGGGAGTTCCTCGACCGCCTGCTCTCGACCGCGCTGCCGCGCATCCGCGACTTCCGCGGCCTCTCGCCCAAGCAGTTCGACGGTGCGGGCAACTACACCTTCGGCCTGACCGAGCAGTCGATGTTCCACGAGATCGACCAGGACCGCATCGACCGCGTGCGGGGCATGGACATCACCGTGGTCACGACCGCCAAGTCCGACGACGAGGGTCGTGCCCTGCTGCGTGCCCTCGGCTTCCCGTTCAAGGAGTCCTGA
- the rpsC gene encoding 30S ribosomal protein S3 has product MGQKVNPHGFRLGITTDFKSRWYADKLYKDYVKEDVAIRRLMTRGMERAGISKVEIERTRDRVRVDIHTARPGIVIGRRGAEADRIRGELEKLTGKQVQLNILEVKNPEVDAQLVAQGVAEQLSSRVSFRRAMRKSMMSATKAGAKGIRVQCSGRLGGAEMSRSEFYREGRVPLHTLRANIDYGFYEARTTFGRIGVKVWIYKGDVTSLTAERQAAAAAARAGSRDRSAARPPRGGAGAGSRGPRRDAEVGATPTAAGDTAHEAGPHQSQTTASAVEQVVVEAQQGSTPGQEG; this is encoded by the coding sequence GTGGGTCAGAAGGTCAACCCGCACGGGTTCCGGCTCGGCATCACCACCGACTTCAAGAGCCGCTGGTACGCCGACAAACTCTACAAGGACTACGTCAAGGAAGACGTCGCGATCCGCCGCTTGATGACGCGCGGCATGGAGCGCGCCGGCATCTCGAAGGTGGAGATCGAGCGCACGCGCGACCGCGTACGCGTCGACATCCACACCGCGCGCCCGGGCATCGTCATCGGCCGCCGCGGCGCCGAGGCCGACCGCATCCGCGGCGAGCTGGAGAAGCTCACCGGCAAGCAGGTGCAGCTCAACATCCTCGAGGTCAAGAACCCCGAGGTCGACGCGCAGCTGGTCGCCCAGGGCGTCGCCGAGCAGCTCTCGAGCCGGGTGTCGTTCCGGCGTGCCATGCGCAAGTCGATGATGAGCGCGACCAAGGCCGGCGCCAAGGGCATCCGCGTGCAGTGCTCGGGCCGCCTCGGCGGTGCCGAGATGTCGCGCTCGGAGTTCTACCGCGAGGGTCGCGTGCCGCTGCACACGCTGCGCGCGAACATCGACTACGGCTTCTACGAGGCGCGCACCACGTTCGGGCGCATCGGCGTCAAGGTGTGGATCTACAAGGGCGACGTCACCAGCCTGACCGCCGAGCGCCAGGCGGCTGCGGCCGCCGCCCGCGCCGGGTCCCGCGACCGCTCCGCCGCCCGTCCGCCCCGCGGCGGTGCCGGTGCCGGCTCCCGCGGCCCGCGCCGCGACGCCGAGGTCGGCGCGACGCCGACCGCGGCGGGCGACACCGCCCACGAGGCCGGTCCGCACCAGTCGCAGACGACGGCCTCCGCCGTCGAGCAGGTCGTCGTCGAGGCCCAGCAGGGCTCGACCCCCGGACAGGAGGGCTGA
- the rplN gene encoding 50S ribosomal protein L14 has product MIQQESRLRVADNTGAKELLCIRVLGGSGRRYAGIGDVIVATVKDAIPGGTVKKGDVVKAVVVRTSKERRRPDGSYIRFDENAAVIIKDGGDPRGTRIFGPVGRELREKRFMRIISLAPEVV; this is encoded by the coding sequence ATGATCCAGCAGGAGTCGCGACTGCGCGTCGCCGACAACACCGGGGCCAAGGAGCTCCTGTGCATCCGGGTCCTCGGTGGCTCGGGCCGGCGCTACGCGGGCATCGGCGACGTCATCGTCGCCACGGTCAAGGACGCCATCCCCGGCGGCACGGTGAAGAAGGGCGACGTCGTCAAGGCGGTCGTCGTCCGGACCTCCAAGGAGCGCCGCCGGCCCGACGGTTCCTACATCCGCTTCGACGAGAACGCTGCCGTCATCATCAAGGACGGCGGCGACCCCCGCGGCACGCGCATCTTCGGCCCGGTGGGCCGCGAGCTGCGCGAGAAGCGGTTCATGCGCATCATCTCGCTCGCCCCGGAGGTGGTCTGA
- the rpsH gene encoding 30S ribosomal protein S8 — protein MTMTDPIADMLTRLRNANTAYHDEVRMPHSKLKSGIAEILQQEGYIGGWRVQDATVGQELVVDLKYGPNRERSIAGLRRVSKPGLRVYAKSTGLPRVLGGLGIAIISTSSGLLTDRQASKRGVGGEVLAYVW, from the coding sequence ATGACGATGACCGACCCGATCGCAGACATGCTCACGCGTCTGCGCAACGCCAACACGGCGTACCACGACGAGGTGCGCATGCCGCACTCGAAGCTCAAGTCCGGCATCGCCGAGATCCTCCAGCAGGAGGGCTACATCGGCGGCTGGCGCGTCCAGGACGCGACCGTGGGCCAGGAGCTCGTGGTCGACCTGAAGTACGGCCCCAACCGCGAGCGCTCGATCGCCGGCCTGCGCCGCGTGAGCAAGCCCGGTCTGCGGGTCTACGCGAAGTCCACCGGCCTGCCCCGCGTGCTGGGCGGCCTCGGCATCGCGATCATCTCCACGTCGTCCGGTCTGCTGACCGACCGGCAGGCATCGAAGCGGGGCGTGGGCGGAGAAGTCCTCGCCTACGTCTGGTAA
- a CDS encoding type Z 30S ribosomal protein S14: protein MAKKSLINKALAKPKFAVRGYTRCQRCGRPHSVYRKFGLCRVCLREMAHRGELPGVTKSSW, encoded by the coding sequence GTGGCCAAGAAGTCCCTGATCAACAAGGCCCTCGCGAAGCCGAAGTTCGCCGTCCGCGGCTACACCCGCTGCCAGCGCTGCGGCCGGCCGCACTCGGTCTACCGCAAGTTCGGCCTGTGCCGCGTCTGCCTGCGCGAGATGGCGCACCGCGGCGAGCTGCCCGGCGTGACCAAGAGCAGCTGGTAG
- the rplX gene encoding 50S ribosomal protein L24 — MSKPRIKKGDRVLVIAGKDKGATGRVLEVLTDRDKVVVEGVNRIKKHTKVGQTARGAKTGGIVTTEAGIHISNVMLAVEKDGKRVGTRVGIREEQVERGGRTKTSRVRVAKRTGEDI; from the coding sequence ATGTCGAAGCCCCGCATCAAGAAGGGCGACCGCGTCCTCGTCATCGCCGGCAAGGACAAGGGAGCGACCGGCCGCGTCCTCGAGGTCCTCACGGACCGCGACAAGGTCGTCGTCGAGGGTGTCAACCGGATCAAGAAGCACACCAAGGTCGGCCAGACCGCGCGTGGCGCCAAGACCGGCGGCATCGTGACGACCGAGGCCGGCATCCACATCAGCAACGTCATGCTGGCCGTGGAGAAGGACGGCAAGCGCGTCGGCACCCGCGTCGGCATCCGCGAGGAGCAGGTCGAGCGCGGCGGTCGCACCAAGACATCTCGCGTCCGCGTCGCCAAGCGGACCGGTGAGGACATCTGA
- the rpsQ gene encoding 30S ribosomal protein S17: MAETSGTTSQAAASRGYRKTREGLVVSDKMDKTVVVAVEDRFKHPLYGKVVRRTSRLKAHDERNDAGVGDRVLLMETRPLSATKRWRVVEILEKAK, translated from the coding sequence ATCGCAGAGACCAGCGGGACCACCAGCCAGGCTGCGGCCTCGCGCGGCTACCGCAAGACCCGCGAGGGCCTCGTGGTGAGCGACAAGATGGACAAGACCGTCGTCGTGGCCGTCGAGGACCGCTTCAAGCACCCGCTCTACGGCAAGGTCGTGCGCCGCACGAGCCGCCTGAAGGCGCACGACGAGCGCAACGACGCCGGTGTCGGCGACCGCGTGCTGCTCATGGAGACCCGGCCGCTGTCGGCGACCAAGCGCTGGCGCGTCGTCGAGATCCTCGAGAAGGCGAAGTAA